A genomic segment from Gracilimonas sediminicola encodes:
- the fadJ gene encoding fatty acid oxidation complex subunit alpha FadJ gives MSYLHITHKDSVAIITLDLPGEKVNKLNESMMDEFSEFLDELEQNDDLKGAVLISGKNDNFIAGADIDMFQARDTAEEIEQLSKDGHKILNRIAGFSKPIAVAVHGSCMGGGLELSLACHYRVCSDSSKTVFALPEVKLGILPGTGGTQRLPRLIGIQNALPYMLTGKNIYTRQAKRMGLVDEMTHKDAIEKAAIKGVHKISDGKFDRKDKRPFLHKLLEGNPLGRKIIFSQARKKTAGQTKGNYPAPPKIIDAVEYGYKHGLKKGLENETVLFGELGATQESRNLVNLFFGMNASKKVPNPDLVREVKKIGVLGAGLMGSGIAEVSIDKGDYRVLLKDQTIENAVEGEKEIWKSLNEKAQKKIISEFERDKTASRVTGVDSYDGFSSVDLVIEAVFEDLELKQNIVQQIESSSPDYTIFASNTSSLPISKIAEGAQRPENIIGMHYFSPVQKMPLLEIITTDQTADWVTQTAYQVGVNQGKNVIVVNDGPGFYTTRILAPYMNEALVLLEEGASIEFLDKIMKDYGYPVGPMALLDEVGFDVGAHVAETMGPKFAERGVESSNKADELLDAGYRGRKNKRGMYKYNSGKKKEVNTEIYEYFGGSNRTNPDKETAQQRMALTMINEAAWCLEEDILKSPEDGDLGAILGLGFPPFLGGPFRYIDQTGIQKVVDQLNEFTEKFGPRFKPAQILVDHAKEGEKFYGE, from the coding sequence ATGAGCTACCTACACATAACACATAAAGATTCCGTTGCCATCATCACGCTGGATTTACCCGGCGAAAAAGTGAATAAACTCAACGAGTCGATGATGGACGAGTTCTCGGAATTCCTTGATGAGCTTGAACAAAATGATGACCTGAAGGGAGCGGTTCTTATTTCCGGGAAGAATGATAATTTCATCGCCGGTGCAGATATCGACATGTTTCAGGCCCGGGATACGGCCGAAGAGATTGAGCAGCTCAGCAAAGACGGGCATAAGATCCTCAATCGTATTGCCGGTTTTTCCAAGCCCATAGCCGTGGCTGTTCATGGAAGCTGCATGGGGGGCGGACTGGAGCTCTCTCTCGCTTGCCATTACCGGGTATGTTCGGATAGCTCAAAAACGGTTTTTGCCCTGCCTGAAGTTAAGCTCGGCATTCTTCCCGGTACCGGAGGAACGCAAAGGCTGCCCCGCTTAATCGGCATACAAAATGCTCTTCCCTATATGCTGACCGGGAAAAATATATATACCCGTCAGGCTAAGCGCATGGGGTTGGTGGATGAAATGACTCATAAAGACGCCATCGAAAAAGCTGCGATTAAGGGCGTGCATAAAATATCGGACGGCAAGTTTGACCGAAAAGATAAACGGCCGTTTCTGCATAAACTTTTGGAGGGAAATCCGCTGGGTCGAAAAATCATCTTTTCCCAGGCCCGAAAGAAAACGGCAGGGCAAACCAAAGGGAACTACCCGGCCCCTCCTAAGATCATTGATGCCGTTGAATATGGATACAAGCATGGCCTCAAAAAAGGACTGGAAAACGAGACCGTTTTATTTGGTGAATTGGGCGCAACGCAGGAATCCCGAAACCTGGTGAACCTCTTTTTTGGAATGAACGCATCCAAGAAAGTACCGAATCCAGATTTGGTCCGGGAAGTCAAAAAAATCGGGGTTCTTGGGGCAGGACTCATGGGTTCCGGGATTGCTGAAGTGAGCATCGACAAAGGCGATTATCGCGTACTCCTGAAAGACCAAACTATAGAAAACGCCGTTGAAGGCGAGAAGGAAATCTGGAAATCCTTAAATGAAAAAGCTCAGAAGAAAATCATCTCTGAATTTGAGCGGGACAAAACCGCCAGCCGTGTCACCGGTGTGGATTCCTACGATGGATTCAGCTCTGTTGACTTAGTGATTGAGGCGGTATTCGAAGACCTGGAACTCAAACAGAACATCGTCCAGCAAATCGAGTCGAGTAGTCCCGACTATACTATTTTTGCATCCAACACTTCTTCGCTGCCTATTTCAAAGATAGCCGAGGGGGCTCAACGGCCGGAGAATATCATTGGGATGCATTACTTCTCACCGGTTCAAAAAATGCCCCTGCTCGAAATCATAACCACCGACCAAACGGCCGATTGGGTTACGCAGACCGCCTATCAGGTTGGGGTGAATCAGGGCAAAAATGTAATTGTCGTAAATGACGGCCCCGGTTTTTATACCACACGCATTCTGGCTCCGTATATGAATGAGGCATTGGTGCTGCTGGAAGAAGGAGCGTCCATCGAGTTCCTCGACAAAATCATGAAAGACTATGGCTACCCGGTCGGGCCGATGGCACTGCTGGACGAAGTCGGCTTTGATGTGGGTGCCCATGTAGCTGAAACAATGGGACCGAAGTTTGCCGAGCGCGGCGTCGAGTCGTCCAACAAAGCAGATGAACTCCTGGACGCCGGGTATCGCGGCCGTAAAAACAAGCGTGGCATGTACAAATACAACTCTGGCAAAAAGAAAGAAGTAAACACCGAGATTTATGAGTACTTCGGAGGCTCAAACCGAACCAATCCCGACAAAGAAACAGCCCAACAGCGCATGGCTTTAACCATGATCAACGAAGCCGCCTGGTGCCTCGAAGAAGACATCCTGAAATCTCCGGAAGACGGTGACCTCGGTGCCATTCTCGGGCTTGGATTCCCGCCCTTCCTTGGCGGCCCTTTCCGCTACATCGACCAAACCGGTATCCAGAAAGTGGTAGATCAGCTCAATGAGTTCACCGAAAAATTCGGCCCAAGATTTAAACCTGCCCAAATTTTGGTGGATCATGCCAAAGAGGGGGAGAAGTTTTATGGGGAGTGA
- a CDS encoding lysophospholipid acyltransferase family protein: MATSLTPIEYIRSVLAIVVFFIMFAISTPLITLLLLLSFGKATNFVVENFGPFIAYPVLWTLGIKFNVVQHGEPVEPPVIYTINHSSTLDLVTMIALGLPHIRFVAKWELQYNPLFFIVGRLTGQVFIQRKKSDKAIKRIQSAYDRLKRDKLSIMVAPEGSRKHPGIIGPFKKGAFHMAIDLGFPIVPIYFDGNQELSLGGSLLSKSGTINAHIHKPVDTSDWKRETLDEHIDEVRNMYLEWAGVEE, from the coding sequence ATGGCAACATCCCTCACACCAATAGAATACATACGAAGCGTTTTGGCCATTGTGGTATTCTTTATCATGTTTGCCATTTCCACGCCATTGATTACCCTTTTGCTGCTGCTCTCTTTCGGGAAGGCAACGAATTTTGTGGTAGAAAACTTCGGCCCCTTTATCGCTTACCCGGTTCTATGGACACTCGGCATCAAGTTCAATGTCGTCCAGCATGGGGAGCCGGTTGAACCACCGGTGATTTACACCATTAACCACAGCTCCACCCTTGACCTGGTGACCATGATTGCGCTCGGACTTCCACACATCCGTTTTGTGGCAAAATGGGAGCTACAGTACAATCCGCTGTTTTTTATTGTGGGAAGGCTAACCGGACAGGTATTCATTCAGCGTAAAAAAAGTGATAAAGCCATCAAGCGCATTCAAAGTGCCTACGATCGGCTTAAAAGGGATAAACTTTCCATTATGGTTGCCCCTGAAGGTTCACGAAAACATCCCGGTATTATAGGTCCGTTTAAAAAGGGAGCTTTTCACATGGCTATCGACCTCGGCTTTCCCATTGTCCCCATCTACTTTGACGGAAATCAGGAGCTGAGTCTCGGCGGTTCTTTGCTGTCTAAAAGCGGAACCATAAATGCCCACATTCACAAACCGGTGGATACTTCTGACTGGAAGCGGGAAACACTGGATGAGCATATTGACGAAGTCAGAAATATGTACCTTGAATGGGCCGGAGTGGAAGAGTAG
- the egtD gene encoding L-histidine N(alpha)-methyltransferase, with protein MTKVKERKSMRDEVLYGLTGPQKSLPSKYFYDERGSKIFDEITELEEYYPTRTERDILKQNVEEIGCHLGDEVILIEPGSGSSDKTRILLKGLNNIAGYIPIDISGEYLFSVASELQKAFPEITIEPLQADYTHSINLPDSLPEGRKVVFFPGSTIGNFKRDTVDRFLAVVADIVGREGAFLIGVDLKKEVEVLLAAYNDSKGVTAAFNRNILRHINRELGTDFDPDLFDHKAIWNEEESRIEMHLVCKEDHEVVVNGTCISFRKGECIHTENSHKYTLEEFGEIVSPWFEVKKVWTDEKDWFSLQYLEPK; from the coding sequence ATGACCAAAGTTAAAGAGCGGAAATCTATGCGGGATGAAGTGCTGTATGGATTGACCGGGCCTCAGAAATCACTGCCCAGTAAATATTTTTATGATGAAAGAGGCTCAAAAATATTTGATGAGATTACGGAGCTGGAGGAATATTATCCAACGCGGACAGAACGGGATATCCTGAAGCAGAACGTAGAGGAAATCGGGTGCCATTTGGGCGATGAAGTTATTTTGATTGAGCCGGGCAGCGGAAGCAGTGATAAAACCCGGATCTTGCTGAAAGGCCTGAACAACATAGCCGGCTACATTCCCATCGATATTTCCGGGGAATATCTGTTTAGCGTAGCATCCGAGTTGCAAAAAGCATTTCCGGAAATCACCATCGAGCCCCTGCAGGCAGATTACACCCATTCTATAAACTTACCCGATTCATTACCTGAGGGCAGAAAGGTGGTGTTTTTCCCGGGATCGACCATTGGGAATTTTAAGAGAGACACTGTAGATCGATTTCTCGCTGTGGTTGCTGATATTGTTGGCCGGGAAGGAGCTTTTCTGATTGGAGTTGATCTTAAAAAAGAAGTAGAGGTATTGCTTGCCGCTTATAACGATTCGAAAGGGGTTACGGCTGCATTCAACAGGAATATACTCCGTCATATAAACCGGGAATTAGGCACAGATTTTGACCCGGACCTGTTCGATCACAAAGCGATTTGGAATGAAGAAGAAAGCCGCATCGAAATGCATTTGGTTTGCAAGGAAGATCATGAGGTGGTAGTCAACGGAACGTGTATATCTTTCAGGAAAGGTGAATGCATTCACACCGAAAACTCTCATAAATACACCCTGGAGGAGTTTGGTGAAATCGTATCTCCCTGGTTTGAAGTGAAGAAAGTATGGACCGATGAAAAAGATTGGTTCAGCCTTCAGTACCTGGAGCCGAAATAG
- a CDS encoding YpdA family putative bacillithiol disulfide reductase, with protein MVIIIGAGPIGLATGIALQEKNIPFKIIERGCLVNSLYHYPTNMTFFSTSDKLEIGNVPFISHGSKPTRAEALEYYRRVAEHYELPVNLYETVTSMEGEDGNFTVKTDKDEYKAEKVIVASGFYGQANMMGVPGEDLPKVKHYYDEPHPYAWQKVLVIGGGNSGADVALECWRSGADVTMLLKYDQIKPSVKYWVKPDIENRIKNEEIPCFFNSEVKEIREKEVVITTPDGEVTIENDFVLAMTGYHPNYELMESLGVELTDDEKCMPVHDEDSLETSRKGVYVAGVVCGGMDTSRLFIENSRVHAEQIASHIEKSI; from the coding sequence ATGGTTATCATAATAGGTGCGGGCCCGATTGGGCTTGCAACCGGAATTGCACTTCAGGAAAAAAACATACCTTTTAAAATAATTGAACGCGGTTGCCTGGTTAACTCACTGTACCACTACCCGACCAACATGACGTTCTTTTCCACATCGGATAAGTTGGAAATCGGGAACGTGCCGTTTATTTCTCACGGATCAAAACCTACCCGAGCTGAAGCCCTTGAATATTACCGCCGGGTAGCCGAGCACTATGAACTGCCCGTCAACCTGTACGAAACAGTAACATCGATGGAAGGGGAAGACGGAAACTTCACCGTAAAAACAGATAAAGATGAGTATAAAGCGGAGAAAGTAATTGTAGCTTCCGGCTTTTATGGTCAGGCCAATATGATGGGCGTGCCGGGCGAAGATCTCCCTAAAGTGAAGCATTATTATGATGAACCTCATCCCTATGCCTGGCAAAAAGTGCTGGTGATTGGCGGTGGTAATTCCGGTGCCGACGTAGCCCTGGAATGCTGGAGAAGCGGTGCCGATGTAACCATGCTGTTGAAGTACGACCAAATCAAACCTTCAGTAAAATATTGGGTAAAACCGGACATCGAAAACCGGATTAAGAATGAGGAGATCCCTTGTTTCTTTAACTCAGAGGTGAAGGAAATCCGGGAGAAAGAAGTCGTCATCACCACACCGGATGGTGAGGTCACCATCGAAAATGATTTTGTGCTTGCGATGACCGGCTATCACCCCAACTATGAGCTGATGGAAAGTTTGGGAGTTGAGCTTACTGATGATGAAAAATGCATGCCTGTTCACGATGAGGACAGCCTGGAAACCAGCCGGAAAGGTGTTTACGTGGCCGGCGTTGTTTGCGGAGGAATGGATACCAGCCGCTTATTCATTGAAAACTCGCGCGTGCATGCCGAGCAGATTGCGAGTCATATTGAAAAGAGTATATAG
- the egtB gene encoding ergothioneine biosynthesis protein EgtB, which translates to MTTTTQESISESTDSRLSKAHLLQHFKTVRSFSLYLCEPLEVEDFVIQASEFASPTKWHLAHTSWFFETFVLEKFDEDFESLHPQYAYFFNSYYLQTGVPFTRAKRGVLSRPTVKEVFEYRQYVNEQLEEFIESATEKTWKEAAKVIEIGIHHEQQHQELILTDLKYMLGQNPLLPKYREGDHKSLPEAEPINWVPFEEQITEIGNAGGEFTYDNEHPRHRTLVQDFELADRLITNGEYLEFMNDGGYSRSELWLDEGWSAVKNNEWKAPLYWFQREGKWMQFTLTGAREVDPNEPVTHISYYEADAFARWKGVRLPTEQEWEHACGDLPVKGNFVEDGNFHPTAPENSPEKLKQMYGDVWEWTMSAYAPYPNYKPLPGALGEYNGKFMANQYVLRGGSCATSQTHIRKTYRNFFHADARWQFSGIRLAK; encoded by the coding sequence ATGACCACAACTACCCAGGAATCTATATCAGAGAGCACTGATTCCCGCCTTTCCAAAGCCCACCTTCTACAGCATTTTAAAACCGTCCGGTCTTTTAGCCTGTACCTCTGCGAGCCACTGGAAGTAGAGGATTTTGTGATTCAGGCTTCGGAGTTTGCCAGCCCCACCAAATGGCATCTGGCCCACACCAGCTGGTTTTTCGAAACCTTTGTACTCGAAAAGTTTGATGAGGATTTTGAAAGCCTTCACCCCCAATACGCCTATTTCTTTAACTCCTATTATCTCCAAACCGGGGTTCCGTTTACGCGGGCGAAACGAGGAGTATTGTCACGCCCAACCGTTAAGGAAGTGTTTGAATACCGGCAATATGTGAATGAACAGCTGGAAGAGTTTATTGAGTCGGCTACAGAAAAAACCTGGAAGGAAGCGGCTAAAGTTATTGAAATTGGTATTCATCACGAGCAGCAGCATCAGGAACTTATACTGACGGATCTGAAGTATATGCTCGGGCAGAATCCGCTGTTGCCGAAGTACCGGGAAGGAGATCATAAGTCGCTGCCGGAAGCCGAACCCATCAACTGGGTTCCGTTCGAAGAACAAATTACCGAGATCGGTAACGCCGGCGGAGAATTTACCTATGATAATGAACACCCGCGGCACCGAACGCTGGTACAGGATTTTGAGCTGGCCGACCGGCTCATCACCAACGGCGAGTATCTGGAGTTTATGAACGACGGTGGTTATTCACGGTCTGAGTTATGGCTGGATGAGGGATGGTCGGCCGTGAAAAATAACGAGTGGAAGGCTCCGCTTTACTGGTTTCAGCGGGAGGGCAAATGGATGCAGTTTACCTTAACCGGAGCCCGGGAGGTTGACCCGAATGAGCCGGTTACCCATATCAGCTACTACGAAGCAGATGCTTTTGCCCGCTGGAAGGGAGTGCGCCTTCCCACCGAACAGGAATGGGAACATGCTTGCGGTGATTTGCCGGTAAAAGGCAACTTTGTGGAAGACGGAAACTTTCATCCCACAGCTCCGGAAAACTCCCCTGAAAAGCTGAAGCAGATGTATGGAGATGTATGGGAATGGACGATGAGTGCGTATGCTCCCTATCCCAACTACAAACCACTGCCGGGTGCCCTTGGGGAATACAACGGGAAATTCATGGCCAATCAATATGTGTTAAGAGGCGGATCTTGTGCCACTTCTCAAACCCATATCCGTAAGACCTACCGAAATTTTTTCCATGCGGATGCCCGCTGGCAGTTTAGTGGAATCCGGCTTGCAAAATAA
- a CDS encoding endonuclease domain-containing protein encodes MSLKNPRNTKDLRRSLRKNMTEAEAILWERLRGKKLGIRARRQYGIGPYVLDFYIPKFNLAIEVDGKIHLNQEVKEKDINRDAFLKRNGIEVIRFKNETVLDNIEEVISELKKRIEDKSG; translated from the coding sequence ATGAGCCTTAAGAATCCCAGAAACACCAAAGACCTTCGGCGGAGCCTTCGCAAGAATATGACTGAGGCTGAAGCAATTCTCTGGGAAAGACTGCGCGGAAAGAAACTTGGAATTCGGGCAAGGCGACAGTATGGAATCGGGCCTTATGTTTTGGACTTTTATATCCCAAAATTTAACCTGGCAATAGAGGTGGACGGGAAGATTCACTTAAATCAGGAAGTGAAAGAAAAGGATATAAACAGAGATGCTTTTTTGAAAAGAAATGGAATTGAAGTTATAAGGTTTAAAAATGAAACAGTGTTAGATAATATTGAAGAGGTTATTTCAGAACTTAAAAAAAGGATAGAGGATAAATCAGGATAA
- a CDS encoding acetyl-CoA C-acyltransferase, giving the protein MQNNTKHSSVAVLVDGCRIPFQRSGTNYNDLMAYDLGRMAIEGLLARNAVDPSVIDRVIMGTVIQEVKTSNVARESALGAGIPNSVPAFTTTMACISSNQAITSGVDLIRSGQAKIILASGTETMSDIPVRFKKKFRQKVLEARKYKSPLDFLKFFKGLGFKDFLPELPAIAEFSTGEVMGESADRMAARFGVSREDQDEYALRSHQLAAKATREGLLDEELIPAKVPPKFNVVEHDNGFRNDTSMEKLGKLRPAFIKPHGTVTAGNSSFLTDGASASFIMEEQTALELGLKPKAYIREYNFVSQDPGEELLLGPAYAIPKVLDAMKLELGDMDVIELHEAFAGQVLSVLTALNSDTFAKESLNRNQKVGEIPMDKLNTLGGSLSLGHPFGATGVRLVTTAANRLIREDGTFALVSACAAGGQGHAVVLERYAD; this is encoded by the coding sequence ATGCAAAATAACACAAAACATTCATCGGTTGCCGTTCTTGTAGATGGCTGCCGAATCCCTTTTCAACGCTCAGGAACCAACTATAATGACCTGATGGCTTACGATCTCGGTCGCATGGCCATCGAAGGGCTGCTCGCACGAAACGCCGTAGACCCTTCTGTAATAGACCGGGTGATTATGGGAACGGTTATACAGGAAGTGAAGACAAGCAACGTGGCCCGCGAAAGTGCCCTCGGGGCCGGCATCCCGAATTCGGTGCCGGCTTTCACTACAACGATGGCATGTATCTCATCAAACCAGGCCATCACCAGCGGCGTCGATTTGATACGATCGGGACAGGCAAAGATTATTCTTGCCAGCGGAACCGAAACCATGTCCGACATCCCGGTTCGGTTCAAAAAGAAATTTCGCCAAAAAGTACTGGAGGCGCGAAAGTATAAGTCGCCACTGGATTTCCTGAAGTTCTTCAAAGGACTGGGCTTCAAAGATTTTTTGCCTGAACTTCCTGCTATTGCCGAGTTTTCAACCGGAGAAGTGATGGGCGAAAGTGCCGATCGCATGGCTGCCCGTTTTGGAGTGAGCCGTGAGGATCAGGATGAATATGCTTTACGATCTCACCAACTCGCAGCCAAAGCAACCCGGGAAGGCTTACTGGATGAAGAGCTGATTCCAGCCAAAGTCCCACCAAAATTTAATGTGGTAGAACATGACAACGGGTTCCGCAATGACACCTCGATGGAAAAGCTCGGTAAACTTCGGCCGGCTTTCATTAAACCTCATGGTACCGTTACTGCAGGAAATTCTTCTTTCTTAACGGATGGCGCTTCCGCCAGCTTTATTATGGAGGAGCAGACCGCTCTCGAGCTTGGCCTGAAACCAAAAGCGTATATCCGTGAGTATAATTTTGTTTCCCAGGATCCGGGTGAAGAACTGCTGCTCGGTCCGGCCTATGCCATCCCCAAAGTGCTGGATGCAATGAAACTTGAACTTGGCGACATGGATGTCATCGAACTTCATGAGGCTTTTGCCGGACAGGTTCTATCCGTCCTCACCGCGCTGAACTCAGACACCTTCGCCAAAGAATCTCTGAACCGGAATCAAAAAGTAGGTGAAATTCCTATGGACAAGCTAAACACGCTGGGAGGCTCCCTTTCTTTAGGGCATCCGTTTGGAGCCACCGGCGTGCGGCTTGTAACAACCGCCGCCAACCGCCTGATTCGTGAAGACGGGACTTTTGCACTGGTCTCAGCCTGTGCCGCCGGCGGACAAGGGCATGCGGTGGTGTTGGAGAGGTATGCTGATTAA
- a CDS encoding YheT family hydrolase, giving the protein MPEQKKKSISLEPFKPAWWAWNVHVHTIVASQFSKVKKPSHQRMEIDTPDGDFLEVDTCIQDTDKPVVALFHGLEGSTDRYYIANLMAELKKAGFSSVALNFRGCGSRMNNRPRFYHSGETEDYRTFFKWISDNFPNKDIYAVGFSLGGNALVKYLGEEGDQSRVERAAAVSPPYDLKEGSLRLNQGFNRLYEINFLNTLVQKLEKKRQKMEMPEFNGSSVYEFDDQVTAKLHGFKDADDYYHQCSSKHFYGDVKTDLLVIHSKEDTLCPFEFAPFGVMEANSYIRTCFTDEGGHVGFLSSPKDWLFRVILQWLDHS; this is encoded by the coding sequence ATGCCTGAACAAAAAAAGAAGAGCATCTCCCTTGAGCCGTTTAAGCCTGCCTGGTGGGCGTGGAATGTTCATGTGCATACCATTGTAGCTTCACAGTTTTCGAAAGTTAAAAAGCCATCGCATCAGCGAATGGAGATCGACACTCCCGATGGGGATTTTCTGGAAGTGGATACCTGCATTCAGGATACAGACAAACCGGTAGTGGCGCTGTTTCACGGACTGGAAGGATCTACCGACCGCTACTACATCGCCAACCTGATGGCAGAGTTAAAAAAAGCGGGGTTTTCATCAGTAGCATTGAATTTTCGGGGATGCGGGAGCCGAATGAATAACCGCCCGAGATTCTATCATTCCGGTGAAACCGAAGATTACCGAACGTTTTTTAAATGGATTTCGGATAACTTTCCCAATAAAGATATTTATGCGGTGGGTTTCTCGCTGGGTGGAAATGCGCTGGTCAAATACCTGGGTGAAGAGGGTGATCAAAGCCGGGTTGAGCGGGCAGCTGCCGTCTCTCCTCCCTACGATTTGAAGGAGGGGTCGCTGAGGCTGAACCAGGGATTTAATCGACTTTACGAAATTAATTTTTTGAACACGTTGGTGCAGAAGCTGGAAAAGAAACGGCAAAAAATGGAGATGCCGGAATTCAACGGTTCCTCAGTTTATGAATTTGATGATCAGGTAACTGCCAAACTGCACGGGTTTAAGGATGCCGACGACTATTACCATCAATGTTCGAGCAAGCATTTTTATGGTGATGTGAAAACCGACCTGCTGGTTATTCACAGTAAAGAAGATACGCTTTGTCCGTTCGAGTTTGCTCCTTTTGGCGTGATGGAGGCTAATTCCTATATCCGAACCTGCTTTACGGATGAAGGCGGTCATGTCGGTTTTTTAAGCTCTCCCAAGGACTGGCTGTTCCGGGTGATTTTGCAATGGCTGGATCATTCCTGA
- a CDS encoding S8 family serine peptidase codes for MSSTMLKKLSSLLIIGALVVTGCDQTTSVNKQDELTKEEKAEQILAKQNQPIDGQYIVVFKEEGNERRMAKAQRAQQVQRKIDAVSTDNNIPQEKIRSTYKYSVSGFTAELDDDQLNALRNDERVDYIEQDRIVILSPPKATQSFWCIYFGIGCDYGGGDPQVTPYGINRVGGSVDGSGLTAWVLDSGVDLDHNDLNVNTQMSTSFVTTESSADDGNGHGTHVAGTIAALDNDIDVVGVAAGASVVAVKVLDSNGSGAYSGVIDGIDYVAANGSSGDVANMSLGGGTSQAVDDAVRNAADNGIMFALAAGNDGADANNSSPARVEYNNVWTVSAIDSNDNFASFSNYGNPPIEYAAPGVDVESLWRDGGVNTISGTSMATPHVAGVLLVTGGNPVADGTANGDPDGTPDPIATH; via the coding sequence ATGTCAAGTACTATGTTAAAAAAGCTAAGCTCTTTATTAATTATCGGGGCTTTAGTCGTCACAGGATGTGACCAAACAACAAGTGTAAATAAACAAGACGAACTCACCAAGGAAGAGAAAGCCGAACAAATTCTGGCTAAACAGAATCAGCCTATCGATGGCCAATACATTGTGGTTTTTAAAGAAGAAGGCAATGAAAGAAGGATGGCCAAGGCTCAGCGGGCGCAGCAGGTTCAGCGGAAAATTGACGCCGTTTCCACCGATAACAATATCCCTCAGGAAAAGATCAGAAGCACCTATAAATATTCTGTCAGTGGTTTCACTGCCGAACTGGACGATGACCAACTTAATGCGTTGAGAAATGATGAACGCGTTGATTACATCGAGCAGGATAGAATTGTGATCTTGTCTCCTCCTAAAGCTACACAGTCATTTTGGTGCATTTATTTCGGAATCGGCTGTGATTATGGCGGCGGAGATCCTCAGGTTACCCCTTACGGCATCAACCGTGTAGGTGGTTCTGTTGACGGATCCGGTTTAACGGCCTGGGTTCTTGATTCCGGCGTGGATCTGGACCATAACGACCTGAATGTAAACACGCAAATGAGTACTTCTTTTGTAACTACGGAAAGCTCTGCTGATGACGGTAACGGACACGGAACCCACGTAGCCGGAACCATTGCGGCTTTAGATAATGACATTGATGTGGTAGGTGTAGCTGCAGGTGCAAGCGTTGTTGCCGTAAAAGTATTAGATAGCAACGGAAGCGGAGCTTATTCCGGTGTAATTGACGGAATCGATTATGTGGCCGCTAACGGATCATCCGGTGATGTAGCCAACATGAGTTTAGGAGGAGGAACTTCTCAGGCTGTGGATGATGCGGTAAGAAACGCAGCGGATAACGGAATCATGTTTGCCCTTGCTGCCGGTAACGACGGCGCCGATGCCAATAATTCTTCTCCGGCCCGGGTTGAGTACAACAATGTATGGACCGTTTCTGCCATCGACAGCAACGATAATTTCGCCTCTTTCTCTAACTACGGAAACCCACCGATTGAATATGCCGCACCCGGTGTGGATGTTGAATCCCTTTGGAGAGACGGCGGTGTGAATACCATCAGCGGTACGTCTATGGCAACCCCTCATGTGGCCGGTGTATTACTGGTAACCGGAGGCAACCCTGTTGCTGATGGAACAGCCAACGGCGATCCTGACGGAACACCCGACCCAATCGCAACTCATTAA
- a CDS encoding DUF481 domain-containing protein codes for MLRFFQFSLLSLFLIMISPSALQAQLLNVESVRSDADSAGWYGQLNFNLSLSQYNDRVLQFTNKANLSYFSDHHAYLFLNNLKLVNLDGASVISSGYSHLRSTFNRENRFSPEVFFQYQYNNNLGLQNRFLGGTGFRYTLFDGDNWTGSFSTGLMAEYEQWQEDRAPAIDNRFIKSTSNLSLRGNLNSQTTFLLIGYYQARPNQFFQARSILETQLQVKITQRISLSVQFSAAYDADPVIDIPNWTYELSNGLIIKL; via the coding sequence ATGCTTCGATTTTTCCAATTCTCCCTTCTGTCTCTTTTTCTGATCATGATTTCACCTTCGGCTCTTCAGGCTCAATTACTAAATGTGGAAAGCGTTCGCTCTGATGCCGATTCTGCCGGCTGGTACGGGCAGCTGAATTTTAACTTATCGCTGAGCCAGTATAACGACCGCGTGCTTCAGTTTACCAACAAAGCTAACCTGTCCTATTTTTCTGACCATCATGCATACCTGTTTTTGAACAATCTGAAGCTGGTTAACCTGGATGGCGCTTCCGTCATAAGCAGCGGGTACAGTCACCTGCGCTCTACGTTTAATCGCGAGAACCGTTTTTCACCTGAAGTGTTTTTCCAATATCAGTACAACAATAACCTGGGACTTCAGAATCGTTTTTTGGGCGGAACCGGATTTCGATACACGCTGTTTGATGGGGACAACTGGACAGGGAGCTTTTCAACCGGACTGATGGCTGAGTACGAACAATGGCAGGAGGACCGTGCGCCGGCTATCGACAACAGGTTCATCAAAAGCACCAGTAATCTATCCCTTCGGGGAAATCTCAACTCCCAAACCACTTTCCTGCTGATCGGTTATTACCAGGCCCGTCCCAATCAGTTTTTTCAGGCCCGCTCTATTCTGGAAACGCAGCTTCAGGTCAAAATCACTCAGCGTATTTCGCTGAGTGTGCAGTTCTCAGCTGCTTATGATGCCGACCCGGTCATCGATATCCCCAACTGGACATATGAACTAAGCAACGGCCTGATCATAAAACTTTGA